The sequence CCAGATGCCCGGCATGGATGGCTACGAAGCCGCGCGGCTGATCCGCAATATTTCGCCAGACACTTTCATCGTCGCCCTCACCGCACACGCGCTTTCGGCGGACCGCGAGCGCTCCGCCGAGAGCGGCATGCACGCACACCTCACCAAACCCGTCCGCATGGACGATCTCCGCGCCGTGCTTGCCGAGCAATCGGCTCGGGCTTTCAAAAATCAGGACATCGGTTAGAGTGCGCCGATGATTCGCCGCCGCTCCGCGCCCGGGTGGGTCGCCAGCGTGGCGGCCGGCGGGTTGGCCGTCTGCACCGCGCTCGCCGCACCCGTCAGCTTCTCCTTCAAGAAACAGAGCGATTGGGGCCAGGGATTTGTCGGCGAGGTCGCTTTGAAAAATACCTCGGGCGACGACGTCAAGGACTGGCGCATCCGCTTCACGCTGTCGCAGGACATCAAGAGCCTCTGGGGCGCAAAAATTCTCCAGCACGAGGGCGATACCTACCTGCTCGGCCCCGAAGATTATGCCAGGCAGATCCGCCCCGGCAGTCAGATTGTCTTCGGGTTCCAGGCGATGCCAGGCAACAGCGAGGGTCCGCAAAACGTGCTTTTCCAGCCGCTCATCGCCGGAGAGGCCCCGGCGGGAAACGAAGCCACCACGGAGAGCGGCGTCACCCAGAAGCCCATCTACGCCGGCTCGCCAAACGTGAAGGCCTCCACCGCCGGCACCGAAGTGCGCTTCCGCATCGTGTCCGACTGGGGCAGCGGCTACCAGGCCGACGTGACGATCCGAAACACCGGCGACAAGCCCATCCCCGCGTGGTCGCTGCAATTCTCGCTCCCCGGCCGCATCACCGGCATGTGGAACGCCCGCATCGCCTCGATCTCGGGCGACACCGTCACGATCAACGCCGCGGACTACAATCGCACCATCCCACCCGGCGGCGAGGTTAGCTTCGGCCTGCTCGGCGCCCCCGGCGGCATCGTCGGCGGCCCGAAGAACATCGCCTTCAACGAAACCGCCGCCCCCGTTTCACCCCTTCCCACCGAGCCGCCCGTGACCCCATCGCAACCCTCCGCCCCCGGTGAATTCCCTTCCGCCGTTCACACGCCACTGCCGGGCATCCCGCACACGTTCAACTACGCCGAGGCCCTGCAAAAATCGCTTTACTTCTACGACGCCCAGCGCTCCGGTCCGCTGCCGCAGAACTTCCGCGTCAGCTGGCGCGGCGATTCTGGATTGCAGGACGGCGCCGATGTCGGTGTCGACCTCACCGGCGGTTACTACGACGCGGGCGACGGCGTGAAATTCGGCCTGCCGATGGCTGGCGCGATGACCCTTCTCGCCTGGGGCGGCATCGAATTCCAACCCGGATACGAAAAGAGCGAGCAATGGGGCGCGCTCCTCGATGCCGTGCGCTGGGGCACCGACTGGCTGATGAAGGCCCACGCCGCGCCCGATGTCTTCTACGGGCAGGTCGGCCGCGGCGACCTCGACCACGCGTATTGGGGGCCTCCGGAGGAAATGTCGATGCCGCGCCCCGCCTTCAAGATCGACTCCGACCACCCCGGCAGCGACCTCGCCGGCGAAGCCGCCGCCGCCCTCGCCGCGGCCGCGATCCTGTTCAAACAATCCGACGCCGACTACGCCGCGCGCTGCCTCGATCACGCCCGCCAGCTCTTCGCCTTTGCCGATGCCCGGCGCGACGTTTACAGCAACTCGATCGACGACGCCCGCGCCTACTACAATTCCTTCAGCGGCTATCAGGACGAACTCGCCTGGGCCGCCGCATGGCTCGCAAAAGCCACCGGAGAATCGCGCTACCTCGCCACCGCCGAGCGCATCTACCACGACGCCCTCGCGAAGACCGACTGGCACGGCACGCAATCCTGGGACGACAAGAAATACGGCGTCGCCGTCCTCCTCGCCCAGCTCACGGGCAAGCCCGAATACTTCGAGCAGGTCAACCGCTGGCTGAATTTCTGGACCGTCGGTCAGGACGGCCAGCGCGTGAAGACGACCCCCGGCGGCCTCGCCTGGCTCGACCAGTGGGGCTCCCTCCGCTACGCCGCGAACACCGCCTTCCTCGCCCTCGTCTACGCGGCCACGCCGGGCGTGAAACACGCGGACCGCTACCGCGAGTTCGCCACCCGCCAGATCCGCTACATCCTCGGCGACAATCCCCGCCGCAGCAGCTACGTCGTCGGCTTCGGCAGCAATCCGCCCCAACGCCCGCACCACCGCGCGGCCTCCGGCGTCACGAACGTCGGCGACCCCGGCCCCAATCGCCACATTCTCTACGGCGCCCTCGTCGGCGGCCCCAGCGCGCCAAGCGACGACGCCTACGTCGACGACCGCGGGAACTACATCACGAACGAAGTGGCCCTCGACTACAACGCAGGCTTCACCGGCGCCCTCGCCGCTCTCGCCGAGGAACCCGGCGGCAAACCCCTCGACGCCTTCCCACCTCCGAACCGTTAGACTTCCATGGCCAACAACGTCCTCGGCACCCCGCTCGAATGCTGCTGTGCGAATCCCGCCACCGGCTTCTACCGCGACGGCTACTGCCATACCGGCCCGGGCGATCACGGCCTGCACACCGTCTGCGTGCAGGTCACCGAGGAGTTCCTGCGCTTCTCCTACGAACGCGGCAACGATCTCGTGACGCCGCACGAGGAATGGCAGTTTCCCGGCCTGCAACCCGGCGACCAATGGTGCCTCTGCGTCGAGCGCTGGGCCGAGGCCCTCGAGGCCGGCGTCGCTCCGCCCGTGCGCCTTCACGCCACCCATGCCTCGGCGCTCGAGTTCGTCACGCTCGAAGACCTCACCGCCCACGCCGTGGACGCCTGACCCCTCCCGCCGCATGCGCGTCATCGTCATTGGAGCCGGAGCTGCCGGGCTGTGCGCCGCGGATGCCCTCGTCGCCGCCGGGCACGACGCCGAGATTTTCGAGGCCTCGGACCACATCGGCGGCCGCGTGCGTTCGCTGGAGGGCTTCGCCGACGTGCCCATCGAGCTCGGCGCCGAGGAAGTCCACGGTCCCGACAATCCCGTCGCCGACGCCGCCCGCGCCCTCGGCATGGAAATGGTCCACCACGTCACGATGGACGACATGCTGCGGCTCGACGGCGCCCTCCTTTCGCTCGACCAGGCCCAGGCCGATCCCGACGTGCGCCGCGCCTTCGACGTCATCGACTCGCTCGGCGATTACCGCGGCGAGAACTGGAGCGCCGAGGAATACCTCGTTCGCGCGCATTTTCCCCGCCGCGCCTGGCATTACCTCGACTCGCGGCTCGGCGTCGAGCACGGCACCACGCTCGACCGTCTCGCCATGCGCGGCTTTGCCGCCTACCAGCGCGGCTGGGAAGCCCGCGAGACGAACTACACCCTTCGCGGCCGCTACCTCGATCTTTTCGACCCCATTCTCGCTCGCCTCGACGGCCGCATCCGCCTCAACACACCCGTCTCCGCGATCGAGTGGGGCGACACTCCCCGCGTGCGCCTGCAAAACAGCGGCGAACACCCCGCCGACGCCATCGTCGTCACCGTCCCGCTCACCATCCTCCGCGAGCGGCTCATCCACTTTTCTCCGCAGCTTCCTCCGGAAAAAATCGCCGCCGCCGACTCCATCGGCATGGACACCGGCATGAAGATCATCCTCAAGTTCAAGCACCGCTTCTGGGAGGACAGCATGTATTTCCTGCACACCGACGGCTTCCTTCCGCAGTTCTGGACGTCGTGCAAAGGCAAGTCCGC comes from Chthoniobacterales bacterium and encodes:
- a CDS encoding DUF2237 domain-containing protein, translating into MANNVLGTPLECCCANPATGFYRDGYCHTGPGDHGLHTVCVQVTEEFLRFSYERGNDLVTPHEEWQFPGLQPGDQWCLCVERWAEALEAGVAPPVRLHATHASALEFVTLEDLTAHAVDA
- a CDS encoding NAD(P)/FAD-dependent oxidoreductase: MRVIVIGAGAAGLCAADALVAAGHDAEIFEASDHIGGRVRSLEGFADVPIELGAEEVHGPDNPVADAARALGMEMVHHVTMDDMLRLDGALLSLDQAQADPDVRRAFDVIDSLGDYRGENWSAEEYLVRAHFPRRAWHYLDSRLGVEHGTTLDRLAMRGFAAYQRGWEARETNYTLRGRYLDLFDPILARLDGRIRLNTPVSAIEWGDTPRVRLQNSGEHPADAIVVTVPLTILRERLIHFSPQLPPEKIAAADSIGMDTGMKIILKFKHRFWEDSMYFLHTDGFLPQFWTSCKGKSATAHVLTAFVGGARAEALDNMSVDPVRFALEELDEVFGARIASRSFERGLIADWGADPWIRGLYSYPTPQTTETVREALARPLAGKIFFAGEATNTLGASGTVHGAMETGWRAAAEVRAALE
- a CDS encoding glycoside hydrolase family 9 protein — its product is MIRRRSAPGWVASVAAGGLAVCTALAAPVSFSFKKQSDWGQGFVGEVALKNTSGDDVKDWRIRFTLSQDIKSLWGAKILQHEGDTYLLGPEDYARQIRPGSQIVFGFQAMPGNSEGPQNVLFQPLIAGEAPAGNEATTESGVTQKPIYAGSPNVKASTAGTEVRFRIVSDWGSGYQADVTIRNTGDKPIPAWSLQFSLPGRITGMWNARIASISGDTVTINAADYNRTIPPGGEVSFGLLGAPGGIVGGPKNIAFNETAAPVSPLPTEPPVTPSQPSAPGEFPSAVHTPLPGIPHTFNYAEALQKSLYFYDAQRSGPLPQNFRVSWRGDSGLQDGADVGVDLTGGYYDAGDGVKFGLPMAGAMTLLAWGGIEFQPGYEKSEQWGALLDAVRWGTDWLMKAHAAPDVFYGQVGRGDLDHAYWGPPEEMSMPRPAFKIDSDHPGSDLAGEAAAALAAAAILFKQSDADYAARCLDHARQLFAFADARRDVYSNSIDDARAYYNSFSGYQDELAWAAAWLAKATGESRYLATAERIYHDALAKTDWHGTQSWDDKKYGVAVLLAQLTGKPEYFEQVNRWLNFWTVGQDGQRVKTTPGGLAWLDQWGSLRYAANTAFLALVYAATPGVKHADRYREFATRQIRYILGDNPRRSSYVVGFGSNPPQRPHHRAASGVTNVGDPGPNRHILYGALVGGPSAPSDDAYVDDRGNYITNEVALDYNAGFTGALAALAEEPGGKPLDAFPPPNR